TGACCTGCTTGGACCAAGCCCCCGGCTGTGTAGGCGGCGCGGTTGAGCTTTTCGGTGAAGCTCGCTCCTTCCGGTGTGGCCGCGCAGGCGGCGACCTCGGCCAGGAGCGGGTCCAGAAGCCGCTCGGCGCCCTTCACGGAGCGGCGCCGACGGCGGGGGGCTTCGGGTGTGGCGGGCCGCCGGATCGGGGCGGGAACGTGGTGTGTGCGTACGAGTTCTGCCGCCAGCCACTGGGGCAGCGGCGCAGGGTGGCGGGCTGTTCCCACGGGGCGGTAGGTGCCTGCGGTGGTCCGGGTCGCGGGGGCCACGATGTAGCCGTTGTCGGAGCGCACATCCACCTGCCAGGCCAGCGCCATCTTCGGGCTGGACCCTGTGGAGGAGCGGTAGCGCGTGGCGGGGTGCGGGTTGCGGTACCAGATGTGCAGTCCGCCGGAGGGAGTCCGCACGCGCAGTGTTTCCGTGTCCTCCGCCGGACTTTGCTGGCCGCGGAGTGCAGCCAGCAAGGCCAGGGTGTCGAAGCCCGTGGCCAGACCGGCGAGGTTGACCTGAGGGGAGATGGGGATGCCCGGCAGGAGCCGGGATCTGTCAGGAACTTCCGCGGCATGGGCGTCCACATCAAGAACCACCAGGTCCGCGGCACCGCAGGAGACACCCACACCGAAACGCGACTGGTCATGCCACCAGGCGTCGATGCGCTCGAGGTCCGTGGTGGCGGCATGGAACCCGTGGCACCAGCGTCCGGCCTGCCTGCACGGGCAGGCCGCCGGTGCATGCCGGTCCTCCTTGCAGGCCTGGCAGTTGGCCGGCGGGACCTTCTGCTGCGGGGCCAGGGGGTGCACCGGCCAGCCGGCCTGGGCACACCACCGGGCGATCGCGTTTCCGTGCACGGCTTCGTCCGGGGCCATCGGCACGGTCGAGGGCTGGCGGGTCAACGGATCGTCCTTGTCACGTTTTGTGCCGGTCTTCAGCGGGATCAACGGGTCTGAAGGGACTGAGGTTTCGGGTTTGCGGCACGAGCGTAGCCCACAGAGGGGGGAGAGAAAGCACGCCCCTGGCGTGTCGGCTTTTTTGGGTCCCGTCAGTCCCGCAGCAGCTGGCAGCGGGCGGCTGGTTCAGTCCCGCAAGGCGAGCGCAGGTTTTGGTCCCGTTCCACAAAAGTCCTGGTCAGAGCGAGTTGAGCCTCCAGCTACGGGACTGACGGGACTGACCCTCGTAGTTATCAGCTGTTCAGGATGAAGGTCCATCAGTATGTGCGCGCGCGTGTTAGTAGTGCGTTCGTTGGGTGATAACTACCAGGCTGGGTCCCGTCAGTCCCGTGGTTTGTAAGCTCACCCCTTCTGACCTGCGCTTTCTCTTCACCTTCAGGTACGGGACCAAAGAGGCGCGGGACTGAGACCCGCTGGCTGAGGCTCCTGGGGCAACCTCCCGGGCCGTGCGGGAAGTTCAGCCCCGTTAGGCCCGCACAGAAGTTGCCCAGATGCGGCGGGGCCTGGTGCGGGTTCCGCATTTGTCTGTCGCCCCCACTCCCGGCTGCCGGGACTGCGGACTGGAGGAGCTCAGACTCGATCTTCGCCAGGGATTTTTACCGCCGCGGGTACGAAGAGAAGAAGTGGGCGAGGCAGGGAGGAAAACAATTCATCCGTGAAATGAGGATGACAGTGCTTTCGAAGCTGCGTCAACCCTGCCCGAATCGGTGGAGCACTGCTGGAACTTCACTAGAGGAAGCCAAGCAGAACGGTCCACATCCGTTGACAGCATGCATATCGGAGAGATCGGATCGCGGAGGGGAATTCCCTGCAAGCGTGTCACCTCCGACCCGGAACGAGGTACGCACCGGTGGCCACAGCACTGAACGAGTCCGCGCACACACAGCATGACCTTCCTGCCAAGGAAATCCCTGCCCTGCGAGTCAGGGACGGGCTTGGTGGAATTCGGACGTTCCGTCGCGACCAGCTCGGTTTCCTTCGCGGGGGGCTTGAGAAATTCGGGGACATCTATCGTTTCCGGCTGCTCAACATGCGTATGGTCATGCTCAATCATCCGGATTACATTCGGCATGTCCTGGTGGACAAGAGCGAGCAGTACGACAAAAACGCCGCCATTTTCCGCATAGCCAGGCCCGTCCTGCGGGACGGGCTGATTGCCACCCCCGACATGGAGCTCTGGCGTCGGCAGCGGCGGATGATGGCGCCCTACTTCACTCCGCGCACCGTGAGCAAGTTCGCTCACAACATGACGGACGAGACGACGAGCATGCTGGAGCGTTGGGAGGCCCGTCCCGAAGCAGGCCCGCCGCTGGACGTCACCGACGAGTTCGGGCAGCTCGCCCTCCGCATCGTCAGCCGGTCGCTCTTCAGTGCCGAGGTCGGCGATGCGGCTCAGGCCTTCGAGCGTGCATTCCAGCTCGCCAATACGGTCCTGGGGAAATTCTTCAGCTTTCCTTTCCCGCCGCTGAGTTTCCCCACGCCGAGCCATGTGCGGCTGCGCCGGGCCATCGACAAGATGGACGGGTTCGTCTCCCAGTTCATCCAGAAACGGCTGACCGACGAGGTCGAGGTCGGCCACGAACCGGATCTGCTCTCCTTGTTCCTGCATGCCGTGGACGAGGGAGACGGGAAGGGGATGGATCTCGAGCAGCTCCACCATGAAGTGCTCAACATATGCGTGGGAGCGTACGAAACCACCACCAATACGCTGGCGTGGGCTTTCTACCTGCTGGCACGGCACCCGGAAGTGGAGAGCAAGCTCCATGCAGAAGTGGATGGAGTGCTCGGCGACCGCACGGTGCCGGATTTCGAGGATATGCCCCGGCTGACGTACACCCGGATGATCGTTGACGAGGTGCTGCGCATCTACTCACCGGCGTACCAGCTCATGCGGCACACCCGCGAGGAAGATGTCATCGACGGATACCGGGTGCCGGCCGGTACTCAGGTCCTCGTCAACAGCTATCTGCTGCACCGCCATCCGGATTTCTGGGAGGACCCCGAGCGTTTCGATCCGGAGCGCTTCAGCCCGGAGCAGATCGCCCAGCGGCCCAAGCACGCCTACGTTCCCTTCGGCAGCGGGCCCCGCGTCTGTCTCGGCAAGCATTTCGCGCTGACCGAGATCTGCCTGGCCATGGCGACCATCGCGCGCAAGTACCGGCTGGTGACGCCCGAGGGAGCGCCCGAGGTGCTTCCCGACGCCCTGATCACCCTGCACCCCAAGAACGGCGTGCACCTTCGTCTGGAGCGGCGCTGAATGAGCACGATCAGCACGGGTGGTGCCGGCCTCGCGCACATACCCGAGATCCACTGTCCTTTCCCCTACCGGGTGAACCCGCACGCCGACCGGGCGCGCGCACACCTGGCCGCCTGGGTGCACCGCACGGGCCTGGTGAACCGCGAGTCCGCCAGGAAGCGCTTCGACCAGGCTGACTTCGGCTGGTTCGCCGCCCTCGTCTATCCCACCGCGAGTCGGCGGCACCTCGAACTGATGGCGGACTGGTTCGCCTGGCTGTTCCTGGTCGACGACCAGCTGGACGACGGCAGTGCGGGCCGCAGCCCGGCACAGATGGAGCAGATGGTCGGCGGCATGCAAGTCGTGCTGGAGTCGCCGGACTTCGGGGTGAGCCTGCTGAGCGGGCCGAACGTGCCGCCCGCGGTCGCCTCACTGGCCGAGCTGTGGCAGCGCACCGCCGTGGACGCCCCGGCTCACTGGCGCCGCCGGTTCATCCGGCATCTGCGCGACTGCCTGGTCACGGCAACGGTGTGGGAGGGCGGAAACCGGATTCGGGGCACCGTGCCCGACGAGGTGACGTACATCGAGAACAGGCG
The sequence above is drawn from the Streptomyces durmitorensis genome and encodes:
- a CDS encoding bifunctional DNA primase/polymerase; amino-acid sequence: MARWCAQAGWPVHPLAPQQKVPPANCQACKEDRHAPAACPCRQAGRWCHGFHAATTDLERIDAWWHDQSRFGVGVSCGAADLVVLDVDAHAAEVPDRSRLLPGIPISPQVNLAGLATGFDTLALLAALRGQQSPAEDTETLRVRTPSGGLHIWYRNPHPATRYRSSTGSSPKMALAWQVDVRSDNGYIVAPATRTTAGTYRPVGTARHPAPLPQWLAAELVRTHHVPAPIRRPATPEAPRRRRRSVKGAERLLDPLLAEVAACAATPEGASFTEKLNRAAYTAGGLVQAGHLPEAQAQDLLLEAASSARPAQESRNLTIIESALSAGAQRPLHPRGRS
- a CDS encoding cytochrome P450 produces the protein MATALNESAHTQHDLPAKEIPALRVRDGLGGIRTFRRDQLGFLRGGLEKFGDIYRFRLLNMRMVMLNHPDYIRHVLVDKSEQYDKNAAIFRIARPVLRDGLIATPDMELWRRQRRMMAPYFTPRTVSKFAHNMTDETTSMLERWEARPEAGPPLDVTDEFGQLALRIVSRSLFSAEVGDAAQAFERAFQLANTVLGKFFSFPFPPLSFPTPSHVRLRRAIDKMDGFVSQFIQKRLTDEVEVGHEPDLLSLFLHAVDEGDGKGMDLEQLHHEVLNICVGAYETTTNTLAWAFYLLARHPEVESKLHAEVDGVLGDRTVPDFEDMPRLTYTRMIVDEVLRIYSPAYQLMRHTREEDVIDGYRVPAGTQVLVNSYLLHRHPDFWEDPERFDPERFSPEQIAQRPKHAYVPFGSGPRVCLGKHFALTEICLAMATIARKYRLVTPEGAPEVLPDALITLHPKNGVHLRLERR
- a CDS encoding terpene synthase family protein, which codes for MSTISTGGAGLAHIPEIHCPFPYRVNPHADRARAHLAAWVHRTGLVNRESARKRFDQADFGWFAALVYPTASRRHLELMADWFAWLFLVDDQLDDGSAGRSPAQMEQMVGGMQVVLESPDFGVSLLSGPNVPPAVASLAELWQRTAVDAPAHWRRRFIRHLRDCLVTATVWEGGNRIRGTVPDEVTYIENRRHTGAIYVCMDLIDIVEGLDVPEGLYGSAEFTLALDAACNVVCWTNDVYSLDKERSLGEVHNIAYLAQHHRGLDREQALAEVCAATSTETERFLTAERQLLSAHPQETGLLAPYAAGMRTWIRGNLDWSRRTKRYQAGTSASWARPADYVERALIGVTQ